The genomic segment CTTCTTTATAAAGCCATAATTTCATCTTCTCATATTGACTATATGCTATTCTTAAAATCACTCTATATCTATGTGCATTATCAGCTGTAAGATATGAAGCTTCCATAACCTTCTTTTGCGTTTTTGAACTTATCTCCATGAGATTTTCCCCTTCTCTCTTAATTATTACTTTAGCACCTTTTATAGTTCCTTATAATGGCATTATAATTTTATAAAATTATTCTAACAGTTTTCTAGCATCAAGAAACTTTCATAACTATGACTAGTAAATCTACATCTTTTACTTTATTAATATTTCTAATTAATATCATCATAATAATACTCATAATAAATATCTGACATATTATCTCCAAAACCCCATCCTATTCCTGCTGCTTTCACTTTTGCTTCATGAGCCTGTTCTGCAAATATTTCTTGTAAATCGCATTTTTGTACATAATCTAATACATTTATATATGACTTTTCAATATTAATGTAAAATTTTTCATCTATATCCCCATATTCCCTTGTAAATTTTATACCGATTTCAGTGTAATAAAACATTAGCTTAGCAATTAATTCCGAG from the Clostridium beijerinckii genome contains:
- a CDS encoding DUF6155 family protein, with amino-acid sequence MNNLKITDLKKYLRNRNDDELINEIIELVKLYPSVKEYYKAKLLPQSELEIFEKYKNIIKNEFFPDRGFGKLRYSKVNEAIREYKKLTSNSELIAKLMFYYTEIGIKFTREYGDIDEKFYINIEKSYINVLDYVQKCDLQEIFAEQAHEAKVKAAGIGWGFGDNMSDIYYEYYYDDIN